In Saprospiraceae bacterium, a genomic segment contains:
- a CDS encoding T9SS type A sorting domain-containing protein: MNKLVLILAPCTYMFLLNLMQAQQFRNGDFENVNAQSCVFNLSDKDFNKRMAYVYAFGKNNTGRMDPGQIDIHTFDCFVDPQSNKFCIGLAGESYTGLTSDAVALELDKELEPGEMYSLRFYSFGNATNHDTIAEVYIGESLSDTVFGRFIDTAFPQRMTWVEVHKIFKATQNSKYITIKNKVGHRSWNQIDNFSLSYISSVDDNSKKDLGDVYLTPNPAFGMVQIGGANLNKHFLVEIFDSKGKSRGNYNSMDIDIRDLKRGLYFLRIYNGATLYLKKLIVQ, from the coding sequence ATGAACAAGTTAGTTCTTATTCTGGCTCCATGTACGTACATGTTTTTGCTAAATTTAATGCAAGCCCAACAATTTCGGAACGGAGATTTTGAAAATGTAAATGCTCAATCATGCGTATTTAATTTGTCGGATAAAGATTTCAATAAACGTATGGCTTATGTGTATGCATTTGGAAAAAACAATACAGGTAGGATGGATCCCGGTCAAATTGATATCCATACGTTTGATTGCTTCGTGGATCCTCAAAGCAATAAGTTTTGTATAGGATTGGCCGGTGAGAGTTATACCGGTCTCACATCGGATGCTGTGGCCCTTGAATTGGATAAAGAACTGGAGCCGGGCGAAATGTATTCCCTCCGTTTTTATTCATTCGGTAACGCTACGAATCACGATACAATTGCCGAAGTTTATATTGGGGAATCTTTATCAGACACCGTATTTGGCAGATTTATAGATACCGCATTTCCTCAGCGTATGACATGGGTAGAAGTGCATAAAATATTCAAGGCAACGCAGAATTCGAAGTATATAACGATCAAAAACAAAGTAGGCCACCGAAGCTGGAATCAAATTGACAATTTTAGTCTAAGCTATATTTCTAGCGTCGATGATAATTCAAAAAAAGATTTGGGGGATGTCTATTTAACTCCTAATCCCGCTTTTGGAATGGTGCAAATTGGAGGTGCAAATTTAAATAAACATTTTCTGGTAGAAATATTCGACTCTAAAGGAAAAAGCCGAGGTAATTATAATTCAATGGATATTGACATTAGAGATTTAAAAAGGGGCTTGTATTTTTTAAGGATTTACAATGGGGCTACACTATACCTTAAAAAACTCATTGTTCAATAA
- a CDS encoding endonuclease domain-containing protein, protein MKTRKLHAIIIARKLRRTLTHSERTLWNHLRNRKFRNLKFLRQHPIIYGSVNGRAQFFVADFYCDELKLVLELDGPIHETQKEYDEVRDQIIQELGLHVLRIKNEELSDMEWFFNKLKEYFVE, encoded by the coding sequence ATGAAAACTCGCAAACTACATGCAATAATTATAGCCAGAAAACTTCGTCGTACTTTAACTCATTCTGAAAGGACACTATGGAATCACCTTCGGAACAGGAAATTTAGAAACCTAAAATTTCTAAGGCAGCACCCCATCATTTATGGAAGTGTAAATGGGCGGGCACAATTTTTTGTAGCAGATTTTTATTGCGATGAACTGAAACTAGTACTCGAATTGGATGGGCCCATTCATGAGACACAAAAAGAATACGATGAAGTTCGCGATCAGATAATACAAGAATTGGGATTGCACGTACTTAGAATAAAGAATGAAGAACTAAGTGATATGGAGTGGTTTTTCAATAAATTGAAAGAATATTTTGTCGAGTAA
- a CDS encoding DUF4835 family protein produces the protein MIRNIFASLILILFASFACLSQELNATVRVIAPNLGLSDKSIVAQMERNIKDFLNNQKWTADAFNPEERIKCNFQIVISADRGDNNLLVDISVQASRPLHNSNYETPLLNVIDKGIPIVFDPFKNLENSKETYYDNLSSVLTFYAYLILALDYDSFSLEGGEPYFQLLNNMMNSLPSNVRGMDDAWSPSKDKRNNRYFIVENLTNPRMKLFRRAFYEYHRQALDLFSKDPTTARATLSNVIKDIGRANGNYPDTHFMKIFSFTKQQEIIEIFKQGTPQEKQQVREVMSQLDPANTSQYNSFLKS, from the coding sequence ATGATCAGAAACATCTTCGCATCTTTAATTCTCATTCTTTTTGCCAGCTTTGCTTGTTTGTCGCAAGAACTCAACGCAACCGTCCGTGTGATAGCTCCCAATCTCGGACTTAGTGATAAATCCATTGTAGCACAAATGGAGCGCAACATCAAAGATTTTCTAAATAATCAAAAATGGACAGCCGATGCCTTCAATCCGGAAGAACGCATCAAATGCAATTTTCAAATCGTGATCAGTGCCGACAGAGGTGATAATAATTTATTGGTCGATATTTCAGTTCAAGCATCAAGACCTTTGCATAATTCCAATTATGAAACTCCTTTACTCAATGTTATTGATAAAGGAATACCCATCGTTTTTGATCCTTTCAAGAATCTGGAAAATTCGAAGGAAACGTATTACGATAACCTATCTTCAGTGCTTACATTCTATGCCTATTTAATATTAGCATTGGATTACGACAGCTTTAGTCTGGAAGGTGGAGAACCGTATTTTCAATTGTTGAATAACATGATGAATAGTCTGCCATCAAATGTAAGAGGAATGGATGATGCATGGTCGCCTTCGAAAGACAAAAGAAACAACCGATACTTTATAGTAGAAAATCTGACCAACCCCCGGATGAAATTATTCAGAAGAGCTTTTTATGAATACCATCGCCAGGCTTTAGATTTATTTTCCAAAGACCCAACGACTGCACGTGCTACACTGAGTAATGTGATTAAAGATATTGGCCGCGCCAATGGAAATTATCCGGATACGCATTTTATGAAAATATTTAGTTTCACCAAGCAACAGGAAATTATCGAAATTTTCAAACAAGGAACACCGCAGGAAAAACAGCAAGTGCGAGAAGTGATGAGCCAGTTGGATCCTGCCAACACAAGTCAATACAATAGTTTTTTAAAATCCTGA
- the coaBC gene encoding bifunctional phosphopantothenoylcysteine decarboxylase/phosphopantothenate--cysteine ligase CoaBC yields MLGGRKIILGITGSISAYKAAILLRLLTKSGAEVQVIMTDAAKEFVGPLTLATLSNKPVLHSMVHDQQWSQHVQLGLWADLLIIAPASAHTLAKLANGLADNLLCAVYLSAKCPVMLAPAMDVDMWHHPSTQNNIQTLESYGNIIVPVEEGPLASGLEGKGRLAEPENIFAAVQQFFDPDQAFLKKKVLITAGPSYEAIDPVRFIGNHSSGKMGIRLAEQAAQLGAEVQLILGPSSEVISSHPNLHIHRICSAEEMFEEVNKHSTQTDIFILAAAVADFKPESVASQKLKKEQKDILELKLIPTTDIAKFLGEQKRPDQFICGFALETENIIENAKSKLNKKNMDMIVINSPNDELSAFGFDTNKISILDNSGKLVSFELQTKKEAATSILKAIITSIRT; encoded by the coding sequence ATTTTGGGAGGACGCAAAATCATTCTAGGAATTACCGGGAGCATCTCTGCGTACAAAGCCGCCATTTTATTGCGCTTATTAACTAAAAGTGGTGCTGAAGTCCAGGTCATTATGACCGATGCGGCCAAAGAATTTGTCGGACCGCTTACACTGGCCACTTTAAGCAATAAGCCAGTCTTACATTCAATGGTTCATGATCAGCAATGGTCGCAACACGTACAATTAGGACTTTGGGCTGACTTACTCATCATTGCACCAGCCAGTGCCCATACACTTGCCAAATTGGCCAACGGACTTGCAGATAACCTGCTATGTGCAGTTTACCTTTCAGCCAAATGTCCTGTAATGTTAGCTCCGGCCATGGACGTTGATATGTGGCATCATCCTTCTACACAAAATAACATCCAAACGCTTGAATCTTACGGCAATATTATTGTACCCGTCGAAGAAGGTCCGCTAGCAAGTGGCCTCGAAGGCAAAGGCCGTCTTGCGGAACCGGAAAATATCTTTGCCGCAGTTCAGCAATTTTTTGATCCTGATCAGGCGTTTCTTAAAAAAAAAGTACTGATCACAGCCGGACCAAGCTATGAAGCTATCGATCCGGTGCGTTTTATTGGAAATCACTCCTCTGGTAAAATGGGAATCCGACTTGCCGAACAGGCAGCACAATTAGGGGCTGAGGTCCAGTTGATTTTAGGCCCCAGTTCAGAAGTTATTTCATCGCATCCCAATCTTCATATACATCGCATTTGCTCCGCAGAAGAGATGTTTGAAGAAGTAAATAAACATTCAACTCAAACTGATATTTTCATTTTGGCTGCTGCAGTTGCCGATTTCAAGCCCGAATCTGTTGCTTCGCAAAAACTCAAAAAAGAACAAAAGGATATACTGGAACTAAAGCTCATCCCTACAACTGATATTGCAAAATTCCTGGGCGAACAAAAAAGGCCGGATCAGTTCATTTGTGGGTTTGCTCTGGAGACGGAAAATATAATAGAGAACGCCAAATCCAAGTTAAACAAGAAAAACATGGATATGATCGTTATCAATTCGCCCAACGACGAGTTATCTGCTTTTGGATTTGATACGAATAAAATTTCCATATTGGATAATTCGGGAAAATTGGTTTCCTTTGAATTACAAACGAAAAAAGAAGCTGCAACAAGCATTTTAAAAGCCATCATCACAAGTATCCGTACATGA
- a CDS encoding DNA-directed RNA polymerase subunit omega, whose translation MTDIKTRVQGINPNVKARNISEFTSETANIYETINVLAKRANQLTNDIKNELVEKLEEFATHSDTIEEVQENKEQIEISKFYEKLPNPAIIATEEYLEGKLVSSYRNTNPEPEV comes from the coding sequence ATGACAGATATCAAAACACGAGTTCAAGGAATTAATCCAAACGTCAAAGCAAGAAATATTTCAGAGTTCACCAGTGAAACTGCTAATATTTATGAAACTATCAACGTATTGGCCAAACGTGCCAATCAATTGACAAATGACATTAAAAATGAACTGGTAGAAAAACTGGAAGAATTTGCCACACATTCTGATACCATTGAAGAAGTACAGGAAAACAAAGAGCAAATAGAGATTTCAAAGTTTTATGAAAAATTACCGAATCCGGCGATCATCGCAACAGAAGAATATCTCGAAGGTAAATTGGTTTCAAGTTATCGCAACACCAATCCAGAACCTGAAGTCTAG
- a CDS encoding phosphoribosylglycinamide formyltransferase, translating into MKKRKIAIFASGNGTNALQLIKHFKNHDHIQIGLIVTNSNKAGVIDIAKEHNIPVSVINKSLLANNSFMTAMLNLYDIDFIVLAGFLLLMPPFLIKLFDQKMINIHPALLPKFGGKGMYGLNVHQAVINEGDTESGMTIHYVNEMYDRGKIIFQAKCKVERKDSADKLSKKVQELEHQYLPEWTEKLVMQTRFI; encoded by the coding sequence ATGAAAAAAAGGAAAATTGCCATTTTCGCGTCCGGTAATGGAACCAATGCCTTACAACTGATCAAACACTTTAAGAATCACGATCATATTCAGATTGGATTGATCGTCACCAACTCAAATAAAGCAGGCGTGATTGATATCGCAAAAGAACACAACATTCCGGTTTCTGTCATCAACAAATCACTGCTTGCCAATAACAGTTTCATGACGGCCATGCTCAATCTTTACGACATCGATTTTATTGTTTTGGCAGGATTCCTTTTGCTGATGCCCCCATTTCTGATCAAATTATTCGATCAGAAGATGATCAATATCCATCCGGCCCTCCTTCCAAAATTCGGTGGCAAAGGAATGTACGGTTTGAATGTGCATCAGGCAGTAATTAATGAAGGTGATACTGAATCCGGCATGACCATACACTACGTCAACGAAATGTATGATCGCGGTAAAATTATTTTCCAGGCCAAGTGCAAAGTAGAACGAAAAGACAGTGCAGACAAACTCAGCAAAAAAGTCCAGGAACTCGAACATCAATATCTACCGGAGTGGACGGAGAAGTTGGTGATGCAGACACGGTTTATATGA
- a CDS encoding T9SS type A sorting domain-containing protein: MYDSKVKYVSFIVHLLSFTSLFGQRDPLADIFSNKQPIWAHAAMDSSAIGYKGRTGMDYFWVPAERKILVHNGALYLVYLNIFETESGNFIEKLDLKTGKSLWSNAYDLRHSPKREYTNRYFINEENQLELLNFRYNYDTVFWLYPMWDNGKLSIRKYDLETGREIYKFHSPIEDSTYPSFKVQFNLHSYLHKDTNGDYLVYTTRENVKIPAFDIARTRLDSIGRYKKLEYVHTMTGTYKNLIPYTEAPILNNQQFDTIVRLLHTFKNNPYLTGDTMEFKIFLLDQNLKELASFDVTDQMSNIKEYNLIKVEDGIIGVIGKEYIKNEYPLQHIFIFDYEGNLKEEILLPTRTNEGFGLCSGVLKFKNEPGVLLICRETGDKTKTGFAFYKSDGNGNIKLHSEIITKDSFNIGDFVCMYEIEPNKILTGTRYRQAHLKVGEYEQTERYITALWDLDALTKTQQGTELKKSMILMPNPATDWIKVEIEEEGLFKLNLYDLKGHLILQKDLSFQNNILNIKELPEASYIVELRNELNVLIYAGKLIKTK; the protein is encoded by the coding sequence ATGTACGATTCCAAAGTTAAATATGTAAGTTTTATAGTCCATTTACTTTCATTCACCAGCCTTTTTGGTCAAAGAGATCCATTAGCTGATATTTTTTCAAATAAACAACCGATATGGGCGCATGCGGCCATGGACTCTTCTGCTATTGGTTATAAAGGCCGGACTGGTATGGATTATTTTTGGGTTCCTGCAGAACGGAAAATTCTCGTCCATAATGGAGCCTTGTATTTGGTTTATTTAAATATTTTTGAAACCGAATCTGGAAATTTTATTGAAAAACTAGACTTAAAAACGGGAAAATCATTGTGGAGCAATGCCTATGATTTAAGACACTCTCCTAAACGGGAATACACCAACCGATATTTTATCAATGAAGAAAATCAACTGGAATTATTGAATTTCCGGTACAATTATGATACCGTCTTTTGGTTGTACCCTATGTGGGATAATGGCAAACTTAGCATACGTAAATATGATCTGGAAACAGGCAGGGAAATTTATAAGTTTCATTCCCCCATTGAGGACTCTACCTACCCATCATTTAAGGTTCAGTTCAATTTGCATTCTTATTTGCATAAGGATACCAATGGTGATTATCTAGTATATACCACAAGAGAAAATGTGAAAATTCCGGCATTTGACATTGCCAGAACACGGTTGGACTCAATTGGAAGATATAAGAAGCTTGAGTATGTTCACACGATGACCGGAACCTATAAAAACCTGATCCCATATACAGAAGCACCTATTTTAAACAACCAGCAATTTGATACTATAGTTAGATTGCTTCATACTTTTAAAAATAATCCATATCTGACCGGAGATACTATGGAGTTTAAAATATTTCTGCTGGATCAAAATTTAAAAGAATTGGCTTCTTTTGATGTTACTGATCAAATGTCAAATATTAAGGAATATAATTTGATTAAAGTAGAAGACGGTATTATAGGAGTGATTGGAAAGGAGTATATCAAGAATGAGTATCCTTTGCAACACATTTTTATTTTTGACTATGAAGGAAATTTGAAGGAAGAAATTCTTTTGCCAACAAGAACAAATGAAGGATTTGGATTATGTAGTGGGGTTCTTAAATTTAAAAATGAGCCTGGCGTGTTGTTGATATGCAGAGAGACCGGCGATAAGACCAAAACGGGATTTGCATTTTATAAATCCGATGGAAATGGAAATATTAAGCTGCATTCAGAAATCATAACAAAAGACAGTTTTAACATTGGAGATTTTGTATGTATGTATGAAATTGAACCCAATAAAATATTAACGGGAACCAGATATCGACAAGCACATTTAAAAGTAGGTGAGTATGAGCAAACGGAACGATACATTACAGCCTTATGGGATCTTGATGCATTGACAAAAACACAGCAGGGAACTGAATTAAAAAAGTCGATGATTCTAATGCCAAATCCAGCAACAGATTGGATCAAAGTTGAAATTGAGGAAGAGGGCCTTTTCAAATTAAATCTTTATGATTTGAAAGGACATTTGATTTTGCAAAAGGACTTATCCTTCCAAAACAATATTTTAAATATCAAAGAGTTGCCCGAAGCAAGCTATATTGTGGAATTGAGGAATGAATTGAATGTGTTGATTTACGCTGGCAAACTAATAAAGACAAAATGA